Proteins from one Methanobrevibacter sp. V74 genomic window:
- the priL gene encoding DNA primase large subunit PriL, which translates to MAEVSYINPLSDEGREIIREYGDLNQIFEVDESLIEICTHTLNQKISDDNLIPKSYFDLCMKRMQWAIEKKNNNNFVPAEFEYLSNEELFAKDAVAFHILCQAIAIQFNLGSRETRLFIESQGTLILERLSKIPPISRAEIIDEVLDEVKVDGAINWKSLRDIVASKKIKMTDLLIDEGNIILQQDDFLYRFGDEFIDRSPERMYNILIGDSVKEQIISRLIMQKTEEYIGRIKEMSARIEIHPAIIKISEELKEFIPTEISKYNQYYTGSGGIYGSVEAGKLNPDAFPPCIKATVEGVSSGGRNDAIVLLLTSFASYARLYPRIFASDETVKVSDIDPDLTITENEILPLIFDAADNCTPPLFDDQPQEKINIISKLGFGMHETVDINHEGETKWYTPMSCEKIKIHLPHLCHPDKSCKGINNPLSCYGRKKFQLDKQSPKD; encoded by the coding sequence ATGGCAGAAGTTTCATATATTAATCCACTTTCCGATGAAGGAAGAGAAATTATACGTGAATATGGAGATTTAAATCAAATATTTGAGGTAGATGAATCTTTAATAGAAATCTGCACTCACACACTAAATCAAAAAATATCAGATGACAATTTAATTCCTAAATCATACTTTGATTTATGTATGAAACGTATGCAATGGGCAATAGAGAAAAAGAACAACAACAACTTTGTTCCAGCTGAATTTGAATACCTGTCAAATGAAGAATTATTCGCCAAAGACGCAGTGGCCTTTCATATACTATGTCAGGCAATTGCAATACAATTTAACTTAGGCTCACGAGAGACCAGACTATTTATTGAATCTCAAGGAACACTGATTCTAGAAAGATTATCTAAAATACCTCCAATTTCAAGAGCAGAAATCATTGATGAAGTGCTTGATGAGGTGAAGGTGGATGGTGCAATAAACTGGAAATCCCTAAGAGACATTGTAGCTTCCAAAAAAATCAAAATGACCGATCTTTTAATTGATGAAGGAAACATTATTCTTCAACAGGACGACTTCCTATATCGTTTTGGGGATGAATTTATCGATAGGAGCCCTGAGCGAATGTATAATATATTAATAGGCGACAGCGTCAAAGAACAAATCATATCAAGATTAATAATGCAGAAAACCGAAGAATATATTGGACGCATTAAAGAAATGTCAGCAAGAATTGAAATTCACCCAGCCATCATTAAAATCAGTGAAGAGTTAAAAGAATTCATACCAACAGAGATTAGCAAATATAATCAATACTATACAGGTAGTGGTGGAATTTACGGTTCTGTCGAAGCAGGTAAATTAAATCCAGATGCTTTCCCACCATGCATTAAAGCAACAGTTGAAGGTGTATCTTCCGGTGGACGTAACGATGCAATCGTACTTCTTTTAACATCCTTTGCATCATATGCAAGATTATATCCAAGAATATTTGCTTCAGATGAAACCGTGAAAGTATCAGACATAGATCCTGACCTTACAATTACAGAAAATGAAATCCTTCCATTAATCTTTGATGCGGCAGATAACTGTACACCTCCTTTATTTGATGACCAGCCTCAAGAAAAAATAAATATCATCTCAAAATTAGGTTTTGGAATGCATGAAACAGTTGATATTAACCATGAAGGTGAAACTAAATGGTATACTCCAATGAGCTGTGAGAAAATAAAAATACATTTACCCCACCTATGTCATCCAGACAAATCATGTAAAGGAATCAATAACCCTCTTTCATGTTATGGGCGTAAAAAATTCCAGCTGGACAAACAATCCCCTAAAGACTAG
- the metG gene encoding methionine--tRNA ligase, whose product MSKIFISCALPYANGPCHLGHIRSTYLPADIYARYNRMIGNDVLMVCATDEHGTPIAVKADKENKKPIEISKRYHDMIVRDVESMNISLDSFTRTTDESHYEIAKNFFKSLYDEGLIYREDIQQLYCPVCNKFLPDRYVEGSCPECGSEARGDHCEKCGKALEPTELDEPHCITCGTTPIIKDTFQYAFKLSEFEDDLKEYISSNENLPANVKNYATNWLNDGLNDWILTRDMDWGIPVPLDEAKGKVLYVWIEAFLGYISSASQWSKQSGRKWEEYWNDYVVHFIGKDIIYHHSIFWPGLLKAYGCKLPDMIYAGEFLSLEGEKMSTSKNWVIWISDFVKDYDPDLLRYYLTMNAPLNKDSDFSWDDFQRRNNDELADVIGNFLHRTFVFTKKSFDNRIPEYKNPTEEDESFRMAIEELPNKAGEYIANYEFRDALLEIFKVAKKGNKYFNDQEPWKAVKEDVQKAANCLYLSNQLAKTLAYMLKPFIPTKADKIAEIMNIDSLDVWDDAKIALPVGHEINKAKPLFKKIEDKEIEAQKAKLKENLSAEDENMSDLITIDQFDEVVIKIGQIKEAEKIEKSDKLLKLKVDIGEEKTRQIVAGLAKFYSPDELVERKVCVVANLQPAKLFGTLSEGMVLATGESGALLAPDVNGKIGERIQ is encoded by the coding sequence ATGTCAAAAATATTTATTTCATGTGCACTTCCTTATGCAAACGGACCATGTCATTTAGGTCATATCCGTTCCACTTATCTTCCGGCTGATATTTATGCAAGGTATAATAGAATGATTGGAAATGACGTGTTAATGGTTTGTGCTACAGACGAACATGGAACTCCAATTGCTGTAAAAGCGGATAAAGAAAATAAAAAACCGATTGAAATATCAAAAAGATATCATGACATGATTGTTCGTGATGTGGAATCAATGAATATTTCATTAGATAGCTTTACAAGAACGACTGACGAATCTCACTATGAAATTGCTAAAAACTTCTTCAAATCATTATATGATGAGGGATTAATTTATAGGGAGGATATCCAACAACTATACTGTCCTGTATGCAATAAATTCTTGCCTGACAGGTATGTGGAGGGGTCATGTCCAGAATGCGGGTCAGAAGCAAGGGGGGACCATTGCGAGAAATGTGGAAAGGCTCTTGAACCTACAGAACTTGATGAACCACATTGCATTACCTGCGGCACAACTCCAATTATCAAGGACACATTCCAATATGCCTTTAAGCTGTCTGAATTTGAAGATGACTTGAAGGAGTATATTTCTTCAAATGAAAATTTGCCTGCAAACGTTAAAAATTACGCTACTAACTGGTTAAATGATGGGTTAAATGACTGGATTCTAACCCGTGATATGGATTGGGGAATACCTGTCCCATTAGATGAAGCTAAAGGCAAAGTATTATATGTTTGGATTGAAGCATTCTTAGGTTACATCTCGTCAGCATCACAATGGTCAAAGCAATCTGGCAGGAAATGGGAAGAATACTGGAATGATTATGTGGTCCATTTCATTGGAAAGGATATTATTTACCACCATTCAATCTTTTGGCCGGGACTTTTAAAAGCATATGGATGCAAATTGCCTGACATGATATATGCCGGTGAATTTCTATCACTTGAAGGAGAAAAGATGTCTACAAGTAAAAACTGGGTAATATGGATCAGCGACTTTGTAAAAGACTATGATCCGGACTTATTAAGATATTACTTAACCATGAACGCTCCCTTAAACAAGGATTCAGATTTCTCATGGGACGACTTCCAAAGAAGAAACAATGACGAACTTGCAGATGTAATAGGAAACTTCCTGCACCGTACATTTGTATTCACTAAAAAATCATTTGACAATAGGATTCCAGAATATAAAAATCCAACAGAGGAAGATGAATCATTCAGAATGGCTATTGAAGAGCTACCTAATAAGGCTGGTGAATACATAGCAAATTATGAATTTAGAGATGCGTTGCTTGAAATATTCAAGGTAGCCAAAAAGGGAAATAAATATTTCAATGACCAGGAACCATGGAAGGCTGTTAAGGAAGATGTACAGAAAGCAGCAAACTGTTTATACTTATCTAATCAATTAGCAAAAACCTTAGCTTACATGCTAAAACCCTTCATACCAACAAAAGCCGATAAAATAGCTGAAATCATGAATATCGATTCTCTTGATGTATGGGATGATGCTAAAATAGCACTTCCGGTTGGTCATGAGATAAATAAAGCTAAACCATTATTTAAAAAAATTGAAGATAAAGAAATTGAAGCTCAAAAAGCTAAATTAAAAGAAAACTTAAGTGCAGAAGATGAAAATATGAGTGATTTAATAACAATAGATCAATTTGATGAAGTAGTAATTAAAATCGGACAAATTAAAGAAGCTGAAAAAATAGAAAAATCAGACAAACTATTAAAATTAAAAGTGGACATCGGAGAAGAAAAAACAAGACAAATTGTTGCAGGTCTTGCTAAATTCTACTCCCCTGATGAATTGGTTGAGAGGAAAGTGTGTGTTGTTGCTAACTTACAACCAGCTAAACTATTTGGGACATTATCTGAAGGTATGGTTTTAGCTACTGGTGAATCCGGTGCATTACTCGCTCCTGACGTTAATGGAAAAATTGGTGAAAGAATTCAATAA
- a CDS encoding DUF530 domain-containing protein — protein MPESALVNKAESYLKEIANDCISLENIEEFDVFKDLYFKLDNRLNYLSKLKDDMDVQGYTTPFTSLNKYGTKTVAEVAADEIRENSRHNQIFRMKANAKKNILDRVKSAIDSHKIALGNLEQFGSVKCNSCYKKYSISEYKQNHGECSCKSKAFTFKVNKELTYRLEIIPYLPLSGNYMVLLSELSNNSRDSFKQVLNILKQERKGLVKTISLVIRFRDDNNRLIRKNVTLESEYIHNYEEEVRRRYGGDVRIEALRFHRTKPAIIDDKHARTALALAYVGYSQEIISNIKEDILKRRLTDFKRINKYDEIIEEFENQTPDFIDKYDLDAIESWRKSEIENKFRNLNYIDRFGNMARSLKRDLKVRESIYKSTFKNISATLIIWDMFRYYLTTSNNSRKINLGPFPYIRVELDREQRKVFQTTYKKVIEILNSFTDIKIIPISEMDLLLYEKFKFEKEMRNSNIKVNHVALGAALINLNSNIELEDISNAFNINESRIKKELKHIDQIKNPKSDKSKKFLDLIKK, from the coding sequence ATGCCAGAATCTGCACTAGTTAATAAAGCTGAAAGCTATTTGAAAGAGATAGCAAATGATTGCATTAGCTTGGAAAATATTGAGGAATTCGATGTTTTCAAAGACCTTTACTTTAAACTAGATAACAGATTAAACTATTTATCAAAACTAAAAGATGATATGGATGTACAGGGATACACCACACCTTTTACATCTTTAAATAAATATGGAACAAAAACAGTAGCTGAAGTTGCAGCTGATGAAATAAGGGAAAACAGCCGGCACAATCAAATATTTAGAATGAAAGCAAATGCTAAGAAAAACATTCTAGACCGAGTTAAATCAGCTATTGATTCGCATAAAATTGCATTGGGAAACCTGGAACAATTCGGGTCTGTGAAATGCAATTCATGTTATAAAAAATATTCAATCAGTGAATATAAACAGAATCATGGTGAATGTAGTTGTAAAAGTAAAGCCTTCACTTTTAAAGTAAACAAAGAATTAACCTATCGCCTTGAAATAATCCCATACCTTCCGTTATCTGGTAATTACATGGTTCTTCTAAGTGAATTATCAAATAACTCACGCGATTCTTTTAAACAGGTATTGAACATTCTAAAACAGGAACGTAAAGGATTAGTTAAAACTATATCTCTTGTTATTAGGTTCAGAGACGATAATAATCGCTTAATTAGGAAAAATGTTACCTTGGAATCTGAATACATCCATAATTACGAAGAGGAGGTAAGACGTAGGTATGGTGGAGATGTGAGAATCGAAGCATTGAGATTCCATAGAACAAAACCGGCGATTATTGATGATAAGCATGCACGTACAGCTCTTGCACTTGCATATGTTGGTTATTCTCAGGAAATTATCTCCAACATTAAAGAGGATATCTTAAAACGTAGATTAACGGATTTTAAAAGAATAAATAAATATGATGAAATCATTGAGGAATTTGAAAATCAAACACCTGATTTCATAGATAAATATGATTTAGATGCAATAGAATCATGGAGAAAATCCGAAATTGAAAACAAATTCAGAAACCTTAACTATATTGACAGATTCGGAAATATGGCAAGATCTTTAAAGCGTGATTTGAAAGTAAGGGAAAGCATATACAAAAGCACTTTTAAAAACATTTCAGCAACATTAATAATATGGGATATGTTCAGATATTACCTTACAACATCCAACAATTCCCGTAAAATTAATCTAGGACCATTTCCATATATAAGGGTTGAATTGGATAGGGAACAAAGAAAAGTATTCCAAACAACATATAAAAAGGTAATAGAGATATTAAACTCATTCACGGATATTAAAATAATTCCTATATCTGAAATGGATTTGCTGTTATATGAGAAATTCAAATTCGAAAAAGAAATGCGCAATTCAAATATTAAAGTTAACCATGTAGCATTGGGCGCTGCTTTAATCAACCTAAACTCAAATATTGAGCTTGAAGACATTAGTAATGCATTCAACATTAATGAATCAAGAATTAAAAAGGAACTTAAGCATATCGATCAAATTAAAAATCCGAAAAGCGACAAATCTAAGAAATTCCTGGATTTAATTAAAAAGTGA
- a CDS encoding glycosyltransferase 4 family protein gives MMILPQLPLYGIAIICGLLSFAVTKLTMPRIIRKLEDADIVGKDIHKSWKPVVAEMGGFGILFGFIIGIFSGIYMHDILTFKLVIVLVVILLVGIIGIADDLLALSSKEKFFLLFLAGLPLIWAAPPNVGLLYLITIPIALSVGSNLTNMLAGLNGIESGLGIISMTSLTIACIILGKYDVTIISMSMLGALIAFLYYNRYPAKIFPGDTGTLIIGAAIICVAFIGRVKLIAFIIMMPNIIDAALKFYSAGVMNRQQQKPTQLNDEGKLVRPKSGFKSLIRLVLRRPIAEKDAVKIIWGIGLFFGVLGIVIALIMPGMLENQTLMNFLHIKEMFYHI, from the coding sequence ATGATGATTTTACCACAACTTCCATTATATGGAATAGCTATAATCTGCGGCTTATTATCTTTTGCGGTTACAAAATTAACAATGCCAAGAATTATACGAAAACTTGAAGATGCCGATATTGTTGGAAAAGATATTCATAAATCATGGAAGCCTGTTGTTGCTGAAATGGGTGGATTTGGCATATTATTCGGATTTATAATTGGAATATTTTCCGGAATATATATGCATGATATTTTAACATTTAAGTTGGTTATAGTGCTCGTTGTCATATTGCTTGTTGGAATAATAGGTATTGCAGATGACTTACTTGCGCTATCCTCAAAAGAAAAATTTTTCTTATTGTTTTTAGCAGGTCTGCCTTTAATTTGGGCAGCTCCTCCTAATGTAGGATTATTGTATCTTATTACAATTCCAATTGCATTATCTGTGGGTTCTAATTTAACAAACATGTTGGCAGGGCTAAACGGTATTGAATCTGGTCTTGGGATTATTTCCATGACGTCACTTACAATTGCTTGTATAATTTTAGGCAAATACGATGTTACAATCATCTCAATGAGTATGTTAGGTGCCTTGATTGCATTTTTATATTATAATAGATATCCTGCAAAGATTTTCCCAGGAGATACAGGTACGTTAATAATCGGTGCAGCTATTATATGTGTTGCTTTTATTGGTAGGGTCAAGTTAATAGCTTTCATAATAATGATGCCGAATATTATTGATGCGGCTTTAAAGTTCTACTCGGCGGGAGTAATGAACAGACAACAACAAAAGCCAACGCAATTAAATGATGAGGGTAAACTTGTAAGGCCTAAAAGTGGTTTTAAGTCATTGATTAGGTTAGTTTTAAGAAGACCGATTGCTGAGAAGGATGCAGTTAAAATAATTTGGGGAATTGGATTATTCTTTGGTGTTTTAGGTATTGTTATTGCATTAATCATGCCGGGAATGCTTGAAAATCAGACATTGATGAATTTTTTACATATTAAGGAAATGTTTTATCATATATAG
- a CDS encoding 2,5-diamino-6-(ribosylamino)-4(3H)-pyrimidinone 5'-phosphate reductase: protein MRPYVILNAAMTLDGKIATLSGSSNISGAKDLERVHELRKDCDGIMVGIGTVLADDPRLTVHKIDAKPSDNPVRIVVDSKCRTPADARITNGDAKTIIAMANEYKDEFKASDKYEILKSKGVKFFFSGDVQVDLKMLMIYLHEVGIDKLMLEGGSTLNFSMIKAGLIDEISICVAPMVVGGVNAKTFFDGEGFNTMDESVKLKLIDYYRLDKDFILNYKVLNG, encoded by the coding sequence GTGAGGCCTTATGTAATATTAAATGCAGCTATGACATTGGATGGTAAAATAGCCACCTTATCTGGAAGTTCAAATATTTCAGGTGCTAAAGACCTTGAAAGGGTTCATGAATTAAGAAAAGACTGTGACGGGATAATGGTTGGCATTGGAACTGTACTTGCAGATGATCCAAGATTGACAGTTCATAAAATCGATGCAAAACCTTCAGACAATCCTGTACGCATTGTAGTTGACAGCAAATGCAGAACACCAGCTGATGCTAGAATAACTAATGGAGATGCTAAAACCATAATTGCAATGGCCAACGAATATAAGGACGAATTTAAAGCATCTGACAAATACGAAATATTGAAAAGCAAGGGAGTTAAATTCTTTTTTTCAGGTGATGTGCAAGTTGACCTGAAAATGCTAATGATTTACCTTCATGAAGTGGGAATTGATAAGTTAATGCTGGAAGGAGGTTCGACTCTTAACTTTTCAATGATAAAGGCAGGTCTGATTGATGAGATTAGCATTTGTGTAGCGCCAATGGTGGTTGGAGGGGTTAATGCTAAAACATTTTTCGACGGTGAGGGATTTAATACCATGGATGAGTCAGTAAAATTAAAGTTGATTGATTACTACCGGTTAGATAAAGACTTTATTTTAAATTATAAAGTATTAAATGGTTGA